The following proteins are encoded in a genomic region of Dioscorea cayenensis subsp. rotundata cultivar TDr96_F1 chromosome 8, TDr96_F1_v2_PseudoChromosome.rev07_lg8_w22 25.fasta, whole genome shotgun sequence:
- the LOC120267898 gene encoding uncharacterized protein LOC120267898 has product MQRNCDRGLVVTLFQMSFSKRHLQRRDRYLDLMDQASQTQEESNKSSILDKGNILLQVYGVGSQASIFIPSYRKAHLQEHHPRSYKLRLHSCVRLLISYKIKTKSIRRVCTR; this is encoded by the exons ATGCAAAGAAATTG cGATCGAGGCTTGGTCGTGACCCTCTTCCAAATGAGCTTTTCGAAGCGACACTTACAAAGAAGG GATCGTTATTTGGACCTTATGGATCAAGCATCTCAAACACAAGAAGAGAGTAATAAGTCTTCAATTTTAGACAAAGGAAATATATTACTTCAGGTTTATGGAGTAGGCTCCCAAGCATCTATTTTTATCCCTAGCTATCGCAAAGCTCATCTACAG GAACATCATCCCAGGAGCTACAAATTAAGATTACACAGCTGTGTGAGACTATTGATCAGctacaagataaaaacaaagagcaTCAGGAGAGTTTGTACGAGATGA